The following are encoded together in the Clostridia bacterium genome:
- a CDS encoding S-layer homology domain-containing protein produces the protein MHKKTTRLLAVMLSLLFAISMFSAAMAYSLDESLSLDEYEYTDDSDIFDTVEDVFVMFMPGYVEMTQGETLTVDAIVTGDDGKMTYTWKSSDNSIVTVSGKGDTAVLKAVGSGSASVTLTATRKADGDYDVDVLTVTVEGKSTPVKASEGGSVSMKAGESKSVTVKASGGSGRYVYSWEADGAAGVEDRNSASNTIYARYAGSGSVMCTVSDENDPSNYYLVAWSVTVTDNAKPVTAKLDKTKFNLGAGDSTTLTVTASGGSGNYDYYWGNDNPGLINITGDGNYITVEAAPVVRADSSTAQVSVTVVDLDTNTTSETLYCTFSVKGKEAYYSISDTASVGTTYAMRSMASEISKAFSQSFGRSISSSAAVRFDTPSDATGMLRLSDGTIPSYGAAYTFAQMQTMYFYPNQSGTFLTGFTITDGGSVMSGTITIKCQGGSGVNGAYLSSETLNLDTYSSRFLNLTVTPANANYSVSWSSSNTRVATLTGSGNNVTVVTQGNSGKSTITATIRDETGAVITRNCEVIVSSSGGGGTAVRTYNPSLTITMGSDYYGTSISDSIAKQWRNVFGYILPDGADIGFSSVGNTKYGVMRLANGRNIQVNATYTFLDLQNMYFEPYAAGTFNLPYYVQYDGDTLRGTMSIQIKSSAISASIEPASITMSTYNSRNVYVNVSPSNAYYRVSWSSSNSNVASVSGSGSSATVKSSGSTGTATITATVTDKNGNKIYRTCSVKVTGSSDSKIYDPTVYTTLGVSYTGTGTSDAMYSQFRNVYGVELNRNSAQIKFSTTGNNSVGVMRLSNGTAIRANTSYSFNDYIAMYTEPISTGTFSIPYTLTYNNKSLSGTVSVVISEGSVDCTLSLPDTQAYAFSAALNGSSGASQLSSAVRNAIGASWKDISFSSSSDSVGTLYLNSGKAAISANAKISASDLNNLYFEPKRPGTFSANFSVYNTSGSKMASGTLRIIVGGASSAFTDVSQSAYYADAVTWAVQQGVTTGTSDTTFSPASSVTRAQAVTFLWRSRGKPQAGSMNPFTDVASDEYYTQAVLWAVQQGITTGTSDTTFSPDATLTQDQMITFLCRADGDFAGGENWSEAAMNWASGRGLFDGMPSVPTAKNACPRSDVVYYLCKDAK, from the coding sequence ATGCACAAAAAGACAACAAGGCTTTTAGCCGTTATGCTTTCGCTTCTCTTTGCGATAAGCATGTTTTCTGCGGCTATGGCGTATTCGCTCGACGAATCGCTGTCTTTGGACGAATATGAGTATACCGACGACTCGGATATTTTCGATACCGTCGAGGACGTATTCGTAATGTTTATGCCCGGCTACGTTGAAATGACGCAGGGCGAAACTCTTACCGTTGACGCTATAGTTACCGGCGACGACGGGAAAATGACCTACACGTGGAAAAGCAGCGACAATTCGATAGTTACTGTTTCCGGAAAAGGCGACACCGCCGTTTTAAAAGCCGTAGGCTCAGGCTCGGCAAGCGTTACGCTGACCGCGACGAGAAAAGCGGACGGCGACTATGACGTGGACGTGCTTACCGTTACGGTCGAAGGAAAGTCCACTCCCGTAAAGGCTTCGGAAGGCGGCTCTGTTTCCATGAAGGCCGGCGAAAGCAAATCCGTTACCGTAAAGGCTTCCGGCGGTTCGGGACGCTACGTTTACAGTTGGGAAGCGGATGGCGCTGCAGGCGTTGAAGACAGAAACAGCGCAAGCAACACGATATACGCGCGCTACGCGGGAAGCGGCAGCGTAATGTGTACCGTATCGGATGAAAACGATCCGTCGAACTACTATTTGGTAGCATGGAGCGTGACAGTTACCGACAATGCAAAGCCGGTTACGGCAAAGCTTGACAAGACAAAATTCAATCTCGGTGCCGGCGACTCGACAACGCTTACCGTTACGGCAAGCGGCGGCAGCGGCAATTACGATTATTACTGGGGCAACGACAACCCGGGACTTATAAACATAACAGGCGACGGCAATTACATTACCGTTGAGGCCGCGCCCGTTGTAAGAGCCGATTCAAGCACGGCTCAGGTAAGCGTGACCGTTGTGGACCTCGACACGAACACGACGAGCGAGACGCTTTACTGCACATTTTCGGTAAAGGGTAAGGAAGCATATTACAGCATTTCCGATACCGCGTCCGTAGGCACGACTTACGCTATGCGCAGTATGGCTTCGGAGATCTCTAAAGCCTTTTCGCAAAGCTTCGGAAGATCCATAAGCTCCTCTGCGGCAGTACGCTTTGACACGCCGAGCGACGCTACCGGTATGCTCCGTCTGAGCGACGGCACCATACCCAGCTACGGCGCAGCATATACGTTTGCTCAGATGCAGACGATGTATTTCTATCCCAATCAGAGCGGCACGTTTTTAACGGGATTTACGATCACCGACGGCGGATCCGTTATGTCGGGCACGATAACGATAAAATGTCAGGGAGGCTCTGGCGTAAACGGCGCATATCTGAGTTCCGAGACGCTTAACCTGGACACTTATTCAAGCAGATTTTTAAATCTTACGGTCACGCCCGCAAATGCGAATTACAGCGTTTCGTGGTCTTCGAGCAATACAAGAGTTGCTACGCTTACGGGCAGCGGCAATAACGTTACCGTAGTTACTCAGGGCAATTCGGGCAAATCTACGATAACCGCGACGATAAGAGATGAAACAGGCGCAGTAATAACGCGCAACTGCGAAGTCATAGTAAGCAGTTCGGGCGGCGGCGGAACTGCAGTGCGCACATATAATCCCAGCCTTACCATAACGATGGGCTCCGATTATTACGGCACCAGCATATCCGACAGCATAGCAAAGCAGTGGCGCAACGTATTCGGATATATACTTCCCGACGGCGCCGACATTGGCTTCTCGTCGGTAGGCAATACGAAATACGGCGTTATGCGCCTTGCAAACGGCAGAAATATTCAGGTGAACGCAACGTATACGTTCCTCGACCTTCAGAATATGTATTTCGAGCCTTATGCGGCGGGCACGTTTAACCTGCCGTATTACGTACAATACGACGGCGATACTTTGCGGGGCACTATGAGCATACAGATAAAGAGCTCGGCGATATCGGCGTCAATAGAGCCCGCGTCCATAACCATGTCGACATATAACAGCCGCAATGTTTACGTTAACGTATCTCCGTCGAACGCATATTACCGCGTATCGTGGAGTTCCAGCAATTCCAATGTAGCGTCCGTATCGGGAAGCGGCTCTTCCGCTACAGTAAAGTCTTCGGGCAGCACCGGCACGGCTACGATAACGGCTACCGTTACGGATAAGAACGGCAATAAGATATACCGCACCTGCTCCGTAAAGGTAACGGGAAGCTCCGATTCCAAGATATACGACCCCACAGTATATACTACTTTGGGCGTAAGCTATACGGGAACGGGCACGTCCGACGCTATGTATTCGCAGTTTAGGAACGTGTACGGCGTGGAATTGAACCGCAATTCAGCTCAGATAAAATTCTCTACTACGGGCAATAACAGCGTAGGCGTTATGCGTCTGTCAAACGGCACGGCAATACGCGCTAACACGTCGTATTCGTTTAACGACTATATAGCAATGTACACCGAGCCCATATCTACGGGCACGTTCAGCATACCGTATACGCTTACGTACAACAACAAATCGCTTTCGGGCACTGTTTCGGTAGTTATAAGCGAAGGCTCGGTAGACTGCACTTTAAGCCTGCCCGATACGCAAGCCTATGCGTTCTCTGCGGCGCTGAACGGTTCAAGCGGAGCATCGCAGCTTTCAAGCGCCGTGCGCAACGCGATAGGCGCATCCTGGAAGGATATAAGCTTCTCTTCGTCCTCTGACAGCGTGGGAACGCTTTACTTAAACAGCGGCAAGGCGGCAATAAGCGCTAACGCAAAGATAAGCGCGAGCGATCTAAACAACCTCTACTTTGAACCGAAGCGCCCCGGCACGTTTAGTGCAAACTTCTCGGTATATAACACATCCGGAAGCAAGATGGCGTCAGGCACGTTAAGAATAATAGTCGGCGGCGCATCGTCGGCATTTACCGACGTAAGCCAGAGCGCTTACTATGCCGACGCCGTTACGTGGGCTGTGCAGCAGGGCGTTACCACCGGTACGTCGGACACGACTTTCTCTCCGGCAAGCTCCGTTACGCGCGCGCAGGCGGTTACCTTCCTGTGGCGTTCGAGAGGAAAGCCGCAGGCTGGCTCGATGAATCCGTTTACCGACGTGGCTTCAGATGAGTATTATACTCAGGCGGTGCTCTGGGCTGTGCAGCAGGGTATAACTACCGGCACGTCCGACACTACGTTCTCTCCCGATGCAACGCTTACTCAGGATCAGATGATAACCTTCCTGTGCCGCGCAGACGGCGACTTTGCAGGCGGTGAAAACTGGTCTGAGGCGGCAATGAACTGGGCGTCGGGAAGAGGCCTGTTTGACGGTATGCCGTCCGTTCCTACGGCAAAGAATGCATGCCCGCGTTCCGACGTGGTGTATTATCTTTGTAAGGATGCAAAATAA
- a CDS encoding histidine phosphatase family protein, whose protein sequence is MIYIVRHGQTNMNKAHVMQGRSEHPLNAEGERQAAEVGRLMREKGVSFARVYSSPLGRAQATARLMSGTDDIVTDERLIEMDYGPYEGTKLEKLPPELKAFFKDFVNTPAPEGMEPLAAVTARMGSFLEQIKELAKEGDILIATHALAMKGALEYLTPESRGGYWSKYIGNCAVYAAEIVDGEYGVPVEVSFGEMP, encoded by the coding sequence ATGATATACATAGTACGTCACGGGCAGACGAATATGAACAAGGCTCACGTTATGCAGGGGCGAAGCGAGCATCCGTTAAATGCCGAGGGCGAGCGTCAGGCGGCCGAGGTGGGGCGCCTTATGCGTGAAAAGGGAGTAAGCTTTGCGCGCGTATATTCAAGCCCTTTGGGGCGCGCGCAGGCTACGGCGCGTCTTATGTCGGGTACAGACGACATCGTGACCGACGAACGCCTTATTGAGATGGACTACGGCCCATACGAGGGCACGAAGCTTGAAAAGCTTCCGCCGGAGCTTAAAGCCTTTTTTAAGGACTTCGTAAACACGCCCGCGCCGGAGGGGATGGAGCCGCTTGCGGCGGTGACGGCGCGCATGGGCAGCTTTCTTGAACAGATAAAGGAGCTTGCCAAGGAGGGCGATATCCTTATCGCGACTCACGCGCTTGCGATGAAGGGCGCGCTTGAGTATCTCACGCCAGAATCGCGCGGCGGCTACTGGTCTAAATATATAGGAAACTGCGCCGTATACGCGGCGGAGATTGTGGACGGCGAGTACGGCGTACCCGTCGAGGTGTCGTTCGGCGAGATGCCGTAA